A DNA window from Argiope bruennichi chromosome X2, qqArgBrue1.1, whole genome shotgun sequence contains the following coding sequences:
- the LOC129960500 gene encoding protein ABHD11-like gives MLLLSILVCVAALLQASSATPVPVSKKPKPVNLSYACLRVTGESDKKEDVPILLLHGLGMSKESWMGIYQLLALKTNKRVCIVDLRNHGDSPWSDKADIAAMAEDIKHLLGTLKAEKAIVLGHSMGGKVAIHFALTYPANVEKLIVEDMRPNGLTPRALQEVQGFLFLLKKTSEIMPETVNEKEAKQTIFKFLNDQLAKLNASELLNPKVVDVLPIRCKKGKCEWKTNIQLVSLILKDFQTLLTESSGRYDGPTLFVYGTKSPFKVNEDESNIKKLFPNAKLVGVEGASHMVHIREEFVDEVIRFINGK, from the exons ATGTTGCTGCTGTCAATTCTAGTTTGCGTTGCAGCTCTTTTGCAAGCATCTTCAGCAACGCCTGTTCctgtttcaaaaaa ACCCAAACCGGTGAATCTTTCATACGCCTGCTTGAGAGTGACTGGAGAAAGCGACAAGAAAGAGGATGTACCTATCCTTCTTCTTCATGGACTTGGAATGTCGAAAGAATCTTGGATGGGTATTTACCAGCTTCTTGccttaaaaacaaacaaaagg GTTTGTATTGTGGATTTAAGAAATCACGGAGACAGCCCATGGAGTGACAAGGCTGACATAGCTGCTATGGCTGAAGATATAAAGCATCTTTTGGGAACACTTAAAGCTGAAAAAGCGATTGTGCTTGGACACAGTATGGGTGGGAAAGTAGCAATTCATTTTGCGCTGACATAT CCTGCCAATGTCGAAAAACTGATAGTTGAAGACATGAGACCGAACGGTTTGACACCCCGAGCTTTACAAGAAGTGCAAGGTTTCCTCTTTCTTTTGAAGAAGACTTCCGAAATAATGCCAGAAACAGTGAATGAAAAAGAAGCTAAACagaccatatttaaatttttgaatgatcaaCTAGCAAAG ctgAATGCAAGTGAATTATTAAATCCAAAAGTTGTTGATGTACTTCCGATAAGATGCAAAAAAGGGAAATGTGAGTGGAAAACCAACATACAACTTGTTTCATTAATACTAAAGGATTTTCAAACTTTGTTGACTGAAAGCTCTGGACGTTATGATGGACCTACGCTTTTTGTTTACGGCACAAAATCTCCCTTCAAAGT AAACGAAGATGAAAGtaacataaagaaattatttcctaATGCAAAGCTTGTTGGAGTTGAAGGAGCCTCTCATATGGTACATATACGGGAAGAATTTGTTGATGAAGTCATCAGATTCATCAAcgggaaatga